A segment of the Dermacentor andersoni chromosome 5, qqDerAnde1_hic_scaffold, whole genome shotgun sequence genome:
TGGTAGTGTTTATGGATGCATCACATGTGCGCTCGACTTAAAGCTGGATATGTTGCAGCTTACGAATACATGGCGATCGCCACAAGACGACCAGTATTTTCGATTTCGTAGGGTTATAATGATGTTGATGTTCTCCATACTAGTCTCATGACAGACTGTGCAAACAGGTACGATTCACGACACAGGAATCAAAGTTTCACTGCTCTTTTTTTTGCTGGGCATACTGTGTGCACATATAAGAAGCGCTAAGCTTAACTAATAACAGCACGATGGGACCGCGGATCGCTTCAAGTGACAAAATACAACGATAACAATGTATTCGTGAATCTAAGTGAGTCCTCGCTGGCGCCTCAAATATGGTTAAGTCGTCATTTGCAAATCACGGAAACTATATGAATGTTTCTGCATCCGCTCCTCACCGCAGCACTCGTGGCTGACCGTTGTTCCACCGCTGGTGATCTGGTTGCTGATCGCCATTTCCACCTCCACTGTCGTAGTGTTCACCCAGCTGGAAAGTCGTGGAGCCAGGTCATCGCCGCAGCCCAAGGAGTCGGCCAGGATGGCGGCCGAGGATTTCTTGGTGCCACGGCTCCTGCACGAGGCAGACGTGAACGAGTCATTTTCCGTCGACGGGGCTGACCGCGACGAAGACAGCGGAAACTTCACTGTTGCCAATGCTGAACCCTGGCTCCGCAAATAGAAATGTGGGCAAGTCATATAGTATATAAGTATGATAAAAGGTTTACGCTATGTTGCATATCGAATTAAATAAAGAAGCACGTACTCTCTGAATACGCTTGCATAATTTTCAAtctctgtgcacgcagcaaagcgcctcGAAATCAGTCAAGGCTCGCACTCACGAAGGCCCCGACGTTCGAATCCTGGCATCCACGTTGCATATCTTCAGTTTACCTGAGGCAGGCATTCGGTAACTACTATTCCCACCGAGGTGCTGTAGGCTCGGTCGCCGGAGTGTGGTGGATGAGGTGAGAAGCTTCGTGCCTTTCAGGCATATCGTCTCATCTCGCTGTCCCCTGGGCATCCAATGGCGGTTGCCTGTCGCTGAGTgttctttcttattctttttttttttttttgcacagtgcACGGCAATTGTCTTGGCGCAATGCCTCGTGCATGGCTTGCACGGCGTTTCTGCGGATATATTCTCTCGCAGTAAAAAAGAGGGGGCCGCATGAAGGCTGGAGTACATTACAGCGCCTGTTCCGGGTCAGCTGGTTCTACTTCCCACTAGCCCACCTCTTTCAATGCTCTCGCAACTTTTTGAGCTGATGCGGTATACCAGTTTCGCCCATCAGCAGATTAGGTCCATTTCTAGTTTAGCGGTCCCTTTCATTAATTCACGTTTACACCTTCACCTGTGGGGCTTCCACAGTTGGGCCCGTCGTAGCAGTGTATGTGGATGAATGTTTGAGTTTTATGACATGCTGGCAAAGCGGCACACAGTAAACTCATAAAACAGCATTACACCGAATAATCTACTACTGCTGTGATTTGCGATTAAGGCCTAAACATTCGTCTATAATCTGGCGCCCTCCTATCGGAGGGACGACGTAGTACATGTTTCTAGGGCCTTCATGATATTTCGCGATTTTCACAACTGGAAGCTCTGCTGTACTATATGACCATAGCCAATCTGGCCCCTGCCGCAAACAGCAGCGGGAGCTCAAAGAGGAGGAATACGTCCGGCTGCatacaatgctaatcgcattaatgtcaTAGTGAGATGTGCTGTGCCCAAATTTTAACAAAAAATTACCACCTGGCTTCAGCGATCGCTATGGCAGTGAACTCATCTAGTGGCACAGCAGCGAAGAGCTCTCTTTTCGAGAGGGGAATTTGAGAACGACTGCAGATTGCAGTGCACATTATGATTTCTGTCCTGATTTGGTCAGCGCTTTCACCACGTCTCACAATGTAACTCCGGCTTTGCACGTGTTCGAATGACGTTGTTCCGGAAGCACCTTTGCGAGCGCTCGGCGTGGTTGGCAAAAACTATGTCACCACCGCTCGATGAACAGCCCATGGTTAGCGCTCTTGGATTCACACTGCGGTTATATTTTTTTATCATTTGTTGTAAGTTGTCACCAAGATTGTTGAAATATTCCCTGTTAATTTTATAGGCTTCATTCTGACTGCCAGCAATGGCCAGAGTTTTCTTGTTAGTAGTGGTTGCGCATGACCACTACGACGACTGTGCATATCAAGCCTCAAATAGAGCGATTAGAGGTCAATACAACGTTTCAAGCTTTTAGCTGCTGTCTACATGTCTGAAAGAATAAAACTTAAGAAACTTGTTCTGGGGTTTCATAGACAAGAGAGTTGTGGGTGACACAATGAGTACGAGCGTTATGCAGCTTGGTTGTTTTCGAATTCATCATACACTGTTCCAAACTGTCAGAGCATACAGTCGGAGCGAGCGCTGCCCGTCTAGCATGAAAGTCCAGGTGAAAAATACTCGCActtttgcccgaaaggcaaagcattgattgcgatggcaaattattaGACAATTATACTCAGTAAGGTTTGTAGTTCTATTAGGGTTacaactgctgtaaacattcgcttactaactaaaataacaagcactgtgtcatgcacgcacaggcaaacgtgaacaccTCTCAATCTCATTCAGAACACTGACGTGATGAAGAGCGGTAGGAGCAGCTAGCGAATTCCTCTTCctcttcgtgctgcctgtcgcttcaacgcgaactaggcgcacgagaacacagcgcatacgaagctatgtCGGGTCGGCTAGCCTTTGAACCCACCACATATTACCTACAGCGCGCTGCCCGCATGCGAGCATGAAAAGGCACGAGCGTGAGAAGACCATCCTTCTCAGCTTTCCCTTGCACTACACAGCATGCGGCCGTGATCTTATTGCACTTgcacttcatacggaacctcacagcgacgacgacgacggcggaacttcgccttgagtgtccatataatcgttatcgcaataaaaaatcaACGTACGTAACCTATGGCTGTATCATAAGGTGTATGTTAAAATCTTTTCGTCCCGGCCCATCATGAATGTGGCACAGCAACGCACAGTTGATATACATAGCGCTACTTGCTACGAGGATACCCGCCTTGGTGGCTTAGTGCCCTTGGCATTGTACTACTAAGAGAACAAATCTCAGCTGCGGCTGCTGTacttcgattggggcgaaatgcagaaacgtgcGTGTACCGTGAATTGGAGCAGACTTTATATAAACTAAAGTTCTCcaaattattcccgagtcccccactacggcgtgcttcatattcATGTCGTGGCTTAAGAATTTAGAATAAAATAAAAGCTTTTACGAGAAAAGTACTGGGGAATGTTGGCTGTCCCGGAGACGCTGAAGTCTAACAACGCGTCTCAGCGCCACGAGGAAAGAACACCGTAAAATGGCATCTGGCGCACGTTCCAAACGTCGCAAACAGCTAGTAGGCACGAGATGATATACGTGCGATTATGGCCTATTGGTTATAGCATTCGGCTGCCGTGCTCGAAAGAAGAGGTTCGCTTGCAGTGTCGGCCATGCACCTCATTTTATTACAGAGGTCCGCAAAGTGCCTCGGAGGTGTaaaagaatgctttgcattaaaaagGTATACGAATCCCATATGGCTGTGGGAATTTGTTGAAGCGAAGATTTTATTGGTGTCTCCTCAGAACGCTGTTCTTGGTTACTCATCCGGGTTGGACACATATTCAATGGGAATCATCTCGCTCCACATAAGCTTGCTGCTCATGCACATGCCGCCGATGACGACACTGCATGGGATCGCTACAAGAAAATTACGTGACAGTGCAATGATGAAGCTAGGATCTCGATGCTAAAATAATCAGAGTGGACGGGACGACGATGAAACGACCATGACGGTGTGACAATGACATGACAtgagatgacgatgacatgacaatgaAGCGCATGCCATTGTGATATACATATCACAATGGCATGAAGGCGATGTAATGACAATGACGGCGTGTTGCCGTCCAAGCTCACGTTCGCGTTTATGTGCATCACCTACTGTTTCAAGGCGCCTCGATCTACATTAAGTTCAGAGTGAGCTACAGGAAAAGATTTGCACTAAGTTCGACCTGAGCTATTGGACAAGAAATCTTCCTTTTGGAACCATAACACCGCCAGAATCATAATGTATCCAGAGCATTTTGTGGGCATGCGCTGTGTGATAGGACGCTGTATATGCATGCTCAGCAGGCCACCTGGCAGTCGCTACAGGTAGATTCGGGCGTAGTAGACTGTAAAACTTGTCTCTGCTGTGGTTGGGCGCGGTCGTGTGTACGTACAAAACGTGTGAACATTGTCTCACGTTGTGATTGTTGTTTTACGTGCACGTGCGCTACTCGCGATGTTCTTTGTTCATGTTGCATGGTATCAAGTTCACGGTATAAATATGCCGCCTTTGCCCATAGTGTCATATTTTTAGAGTATAATATGCTCTGCTTTTATCCAAACATATGAAGTTACTTTTTTTGGTGTGTAATGTCTTCAACTTTATAGCTATACGCCTTTTCTTGAGTATATGTGGCAAAACGCCAAATCTGGCGTTTTTGCCCCCTGTCGAGTCTTGTTTTTATTCAAATGATGGTAGGGTGTTATTTATTAGTAGCCTCAAGGCCAGGCGGCAATAAATAGCTCAGTGGTACAGGTAGGAGTATACGGTGTTAGCTACTATCGCGCGAAAACAAACTTGGTGTTGGATGGAGGCAACCGACTAGAAAACATTATTTGAGTCCTCTGACGTTCGGGGAATGAATTAGTGCAGGTAGGTGATTATACGACACGGCGCAATACCGAATTTGTTGGCATGATCGATGCATGTAGGGTGGTGGGGTCATTAGATGATAGTGTAGCTGTGGAATATCATAATAAATTTTGTGAAGCAATAAATGGCGAGAAAGTTTGCGGCGGGATGCAAGTGAAGGCAGTGCAAGTATATTTGTCATGCTAGTGATGCTAACTGTGCTGTCATATCTGGAAATTATAATGGTAACGGTGTTATTCTAAACCAGTTCAGTTAAGTACTATAGATGACAGGTATTCCAAATGTCTTTATGAAGAGAGGTTTTTAAAGTAAAATATGAGAGAGGAAGTAGTGGAAGAAAATTTACGATGGAGATAACCAAGCATTAGCGTCGTTAACCGGGCTATTGACATGCAGTTTCCAGTAAATATTTGAAGTACCGTGGATGTCGAGATATCGGTAGTAAGGAACAGATTCTAGAACCATGTTATTAAGAAGATGGCAGGGAGAGGTGAATATGGAGCGTGTTACAGGCGCATCTCGGCTCCTATATTAGGGTTCAGTTCTATCAGCCACATGTTACACCAGTTAGATGATGAGTCACGATCACCTTGTAGACCATTGGTGTTGTTATTATTAGTAATTTCAAGGAAAATATTCCAATCATCACGAAATAAGAGAACGTTAGAGGAAACGTAATACTGAAGGTCGTTAATACATACAAGCTACAGGAGTGGACCTAAACGTGGCCGCAGTGGACAGGCTTAATATGTCATCGGTGCTTATTGTACTCAACAAACTGAAGACAGGAAATACTCGAACCAGTTAAGAAAATGAAGAAGTTATATTTAATTGTTTAGCCTAAAGAAAAGTAGTTCGGGACATACTTTATCGAATGCCTTCGAGTAATCAAGAAAGACGCAATGTTCCAAATAACTGTGGTCGCAAAAGTGTGTGTTGATTATAAGTGAAAGAGAATAGCTGGGTTTTGCAAGAGAACGATTTAAGAAAGACATGTTGAGAAGACGAAAAGAATTAGATTCGAGAAACGAGGTCAATTTTGCAGACAggatgtgttcaagtaatttacagAGAACGCTGCATAATGACATAGGTTGATAATTATGAGGTATATTCTTATTGCCTGACTTGTGGAGTTGAGTGACCTCTATTCAGTGGGCATGTGGCTGCTAAAAAACTGAGGGCATAATTGATGCATAAAGAACGGTGTTTTTGAAACCTTTTGTGCTAATCAAGTTGGCACTTTGACTAGTTAAAATCTTACCTTAGGAATACGGTGTGGCTCAATAATTATTGCATTCTGATAAAGACACTCGTGTGTTGCTAAGGCGGGGAGTGAGGTTACACAAGCTTATTACTTGTTCGTTATTTCGTAAACCTTATTTTTCGAAAAGCTGTCAG
Coding sequences within it:
- the LOC129385030 gene encoding uncharacterized protein translates to MTCPHFYLRSQGSALATVKFPLSSSRSAPSTENDSFTSASCRSRGTKKSSAAILADSLGCGDDLAPRLSSWVNTTTVEVEMAISNQITSGGTTVSHECCGSELRTLVDGCPSDFSSPICSSSYASSPARDLGHMPADESCSAMSLASVDATISMLQHEECHAA